The Gossypium hirsutum isolate 1008001.06 chromosome D03, Gossypium_hirsutum_v2.1, whole genome shotgun sequence genomic interval AACCCCCAATCTACCAAAAAtctatttcccaccaaaattgtactcttccatttactttttctcaaaattgtactccccaaaaccctcaaaaccttttattttccccaaaatttttactccctcccacttttcccctaaaacttttattcccttcccatctcaCCTCCCAcctcccacctcccatctaccccaaaccctcccccctccatttttttaatattttccctccaataTTTTACTCCCCTATTTACTtttcctcaaacttttattccccaaaaactttttatttcccccctaaacttttacttcttaccatttactctcaaataaaaaatcaaaattatccaaaaaaaatcactaaacataaatagtaataattttatttatatctactatttatattattaaattaaatttcacattttatattatttatattattgaattgtttagtcatattgaatatttatattaaaattgaattattaattatgccataaaatattcgtgttaaaattttatattggtatcaataatttcatattttatttttaaaataacttttattaaaaaaattatatttttacatttaatatattttttaatcccAAAATATATAGTggcaagaatctgaagataattgaaacaactaagcaagcaaagaagctaaccaatatataaaaaattaataaataaattatgaggtgatgaaagttaataaaaaaattgattaaggtggacaaattttattacgatgggtgacaatagTTACAGggactcaaaattattttttaaaatttaactcgaacagatatattcgattcgattcgattcgattcgattcgattcgaattccatctcacttgactcgattcgagaaaacttcaaataaagttaggatgataaaatgagattcgaaaactcgattaactcaaaaattttcgattcgattcgatcgaatgctcacccctaatggtacttcttgtggactgactccatgattaagtaaattgtgaattgtTGGAACGATACTTTTGGACATAATTACAATTAgtcgagcctaattgtatatgtctgattgatccttctgctagctcaacaaaaactcGATTAGACTGTATTTGAATCAGAAGGAAATTctacaaatttagaaataatttaattgagtcggttttttcgatgtgaaattaaattagccAATCGTGAGAattattcaactagagaatttgattaaagagtttttcttgaaaaattaatttagaaaaatcttagtgaattttggaaattttaattttgattaagtaaatttaaatcaatcaaattaattaaaataaatatgatatttttggaaattaattttcacgTTAGACAATTGGCAcaataggtaattgaacttgaaaattggacctcaGATAAAAAATTGGGCCCAAGAATCCAAAACTGAGATCCAAAAACTGGTTGAATTGGGTTTGGAATGTGAAACCGAGCTGACGATCCAACCAGTGGTAGGACCAGACCAATTGGACCTTTATTGGCCTGGACTAAACCGACAATAGCTGAACCGACTCGGGGTgccgtaagggtgtcgcacctgcgATGGCACCACTGGATACGACGGTGCCAACGGCGATGACAATAACACTCTGGTAGTCGGTGGCTGACGGGTGGTCTTTTAGCGAGCAATGGAGGAATCACATTCCTACTGGGACTTTACCacataatttgatttcagattaactttttcaaaaataatattattttaatagatttaatattaaattaaatttaatacttatcttatacataaatattctattaatttaatagatttaatattaaatttaatctaataataagtattatattaatttaatattaaagtgattaagtttaatcatagctAAACTTTTtaaactctccttatataaagaAAGCCACgagtcattatttttcacacacttgaatttaagatAAAGTTGTAGAGAGCAAattccttaaaaaaaattatttcagaaaatttttagagatatttttattatttataacttgacccaaaaatttagagaaattacgaaattaccctacTGATAATTTTGTGAGAAATTTTttaattcgaagcgagcccacaacCAAGTTCATCCTAAACGAATTGAAACTGTacattttgattaagtgtttattagtttagatatcataaccaatttcttatttttggaaaaaaaattaaaattctggtTTTCATTAAACTTATTTTCTGCTGCATTCTCCAAACTGTTTTCTCAACAATTGATATCATAAGTCAACTCGtgttctatctataagtataaaatttttaaaataaaaaaatctaataactaCAATTGAGTAGAACtaaaaattagaatatataaaaataccaaattataataaaataactaaattcacaactttgaATTTTAGCATTACAAAATTTACTTGTTTTGGGGAAATGGGCGTGGGCAATGTGCATTGTTACTATTTTGACACGTGTGAATCCCATATCCATACTTGCTAAGATCGATCACCTCCCACTCCTTTATTTTTCCTCCTCTCAAAAAGATGAAAAATCacaaaccaaaaattaaaataaaataaaaaccattaaaatccATCAATGAAGATAAGACACTTGTGGAGAGCTCATGCTACAAAACTTTCCCCATTCATCATCTCAAACCCCAATCCAACGGTCCAAAGTTAACAGCAGACAACATCCccacagatatatatatatttccacaGTAATTAAACATCCTAAGCTTCTACAGCCTTCATCACCATTTCAAAAGGAAAGGGTAAACATCTAAGCTAAGTAACAATGGCGTCACTGCTAATTCCCTTTGTTCCTTCCACAACAAGGGTTTTCGCAGCAAAAAGTTCAGCTGCAGGTGGAACCAAAcaggaaaaagggtttcttgattgGATCCTCGGGAACCTGCAGAAAGAAGATCAGTTTTACGAAACCGATCCTCTCCTCAAGAAAGTTGAAGACAAAAATGGGAATGCTCGAACTTCCAATGGCCGCAGAGACTCGGTTTCAGTCCCTCAGAAGAAGAAGGGCAGTGTTTTTGGTGGACTTTTCGCcaagaaatgaaattatatttgcaACTTACAAGTCGTCTAAAGGGGGAAACTGGGCTTATTGTCTATGGTATCCCCTGTTTAATCTATCTTGTTTCTTCAACACTAAGCTCTTATTCTTTTATATTCGTCTCTCTATGTAAaccattaaaatcattaaaaacacgaaattgtattttaatttttataaaatttaataatttaattttattcgcTTAAACAAATTTTCTGAGCTCATTTTTATTCACAAGTCATTTAAAAAGTGAGTTTAAAACGGGTTGGTATTTTTGTTGAAATTCTAACTACAAccgttaaaatttataattacaaCAGTTTAAGttttgctaaaatttcaaaaattaaaaaaatacaatatctaaaatttaaattattaatttttggaaaggttaaaagtaaaaatttctcATTAATTAAAggatttaaaaaacttaaattataaCTAAGAGGCCAATGCCCTACGTCCCTAGTTGCTTTACCTCTTGTTAGAATATAGGTCTAAATGTGCTGTCTACAAAGTTAACAAATTATGGATTTGAAAATTATAGTTCAATAATTGAATGAGTCTTAGTTTGATTGGCATGAGCATTGTTGTTAATGAATAAATATGTGAGTTTAAGTACGTTGAAACGTATTATTCTCTCATTTATAAGTTGAAAAAGGCTATGGATAGTTCTAAGTATTgtgtaaaaaaaagtaaatatgattagaaactataataaaattattcaaaagaaAATTATGATCTAATTctcctttaaaaaataaattatagagTTATCATTTTCTAGTAAAATTTGTCATCATTATACTCATTAAAATCATATCAAACTTCACAAGCAAATCATTATAAACCCAATCAAGATTGGGTGAAATATAAATCATGGTTTgcgtaattaaattttttttatcgtaAGATTGGAGAAGATGTTAGGGCAAATGCAAAAAATTGACGACGCAAAGATTTGTGAAATACTGCTATATTCTTTTGGttgaaattacaaataatttctaaccaaataaataatggatcataaaatatattttatttccaTAAATAAAAACCAATTACAACTACAACCTAAATCATTTGTGTCATAGTCGACATAATCGAAATATCATATTAGCTGGCATATTTAACTTTTTAGGCACTGTTTGTTTCAAATCAAGGGCTATTCAACTGCTTTTAAAAATCACAATATATGACATATACAaggatgtaaaatttaatttcccAAATAAATGTCACTTGGACAGGGTTGCATTAATTTCATATTGAATGAATTTGGATTCactttatttgaattttgatattttcGGTTATTAGATTTTTTAAGTTGGATCATTACTGGTTCAAATAATTTCGAGTTTTAATCACTTTTAACTTTTTGTCACTTTAGATTTTAAACATTTCAGATTATTTATTTCATCATTTGAGATAGTGGCAGATTTTTGCATCAAATTTTGAAGGGTCctaattaaatttttcaaaacttttgagagatttaattaaaatttttaatttttttacaaggCTTAAtgagaatatttaaaaaaaatgaaggtttaatcaaaatttttacatattttagaGGCTtcataggtttttttttaaaaaaaaatttaagagggtctaataaaaattttcaaaaattttaaaaaaaattatgaaaaaattttaaaattttggaaggCCAAGGCTTTTGACTCTAATAACGATCTACTTCTAATTTAGGGTTTGAGTTTAAATCATTTTCTATTTGGACCAAAATAATCtctgttttctaaaaaaaatacgtttagatgatgaaaaatgagtgAGGTTATTGGGTGGCAATGGACAAACAATAAGGAGGAACCCTAAAGAAAGGTAAGATTAATGCTCAGCCAATTCCATTTGGCAAACACTATCATCTGATTCTTTTTTCCTTGAATCTTGTAATAACTTTAATATCCATTAAATTTCTTGGTACAGAAAATTTGCTGCTCTTCACCTTGAATCTATGTAGCTAAAACAGAAGGATTTAATAACATATTGTACACATATATGAAGCCTACAAATGGGACTGATTTGGAAACCTATGACAACGGGGCAGACTAATTATGATTTTTAGTCggaatttgagatttaattcctctaatttaatttatctGTGAATCTAAATTAATGACATAGCatcaaaccaaaattcaaactcTCAAGTTATTATTATAGGAGTAGAGTGATTCATATTATGTCAAATCAGAAGAAAGCGAGTTAAATCGCAGAGTTTAACGCAATTTAAGGTCTACCTGGTAGTCCCTGTCTGAAATATGCACCCCAACAGAATGTTTAAGTAGGAATAAAACCGTACTTTCAAAGCCAAAACTAATCCATTATCTAAAAAGAACGCAAGACAATATACGCATAAGCTACTAGGATGATGCTTAATATTTTCATCAAACTATCTTTACCCCTAAATATCACCTATGCTACATATATTTGAACGTGGCTATGGGTACGTTTTTGGCACATATCTATATCAAACACTCACCGGAGTGCCGGATGATATAGAACAGACGATTATCGACAACCGGAGTTCAACGAGAAGTAGCAGAAACCGAATTTGATCTAGGCAAAGACGCAGCAGAAGAGTTGATGAATTGGATACAGTCTTCAATGGCAGCACTTCTATGGGAATCAACAGGGGTTACAAATGGCTTTGATCTTCTTGATGAGGAAGTAGAAGAGGAGGCAGCTACTTTAGGATGTGAAGAAGCCCTAATTCTCATTGACATCAAATGTAAACCCTTTGCCACTTTACGACCAAGGTGCTTCAGAAACCTTACCGCCGTGGATTCACGTCGTCTGCATCGCATGAACCCACAAAACTTGGTATCGTTGTACTTGTCCATGGCAGAGCCATTTGCCTTGTCTTTTTGACTGCCTTTGCTGCTCTCTTTAGTTGACATATTTGTTTGAGAGACAAAAGATTGAAAATGGGTTGTGGAATGGAGGGGAGAGGATGAATATAAAAAGGAGAGAATGTTGAAGCTGTTGAgctcaaaaaaaagaaaaagttgaaggcAAGGAGGGATATGTAATTAAAAGGAAACCATTGAAATAAAAAgttgtgaataaataaatatgacccaacatttttttaagtaaaacagCTGTAGCATATTAATTATTGAAAAAACAAATCAAACAACCGCCATAAAAGGAAACTAAAAACCTCCTACACAGATAAATTTTATTTCCTAAAAACATTAGCTTAATTAATGTACTCTCTCACaaataaaattaatctttttGTCAGGTCTTTTCATTCTTGGAAATCATGTGAACCAAATATAATTGTAAGACAcgaataattcaaaaaataatatgaacaatTGTTTGTTTGAAAGGAatagaatcaaaattaaaaatggttGAACCAAGCTTATAATCCACTCGTATTTAAGCAAAATAGAGTTAAACACATAGCTGAAATTCAAATTTTAGGACCATTAGATAACACCTGATCTTATTGGTTATATTGAATACGTTTCGATTTGAAGTGATGAAGGGTCTTGTATTTCTGGTATTAATTAGATAGAAAATGGCAGGCAAAAACTTTATACATGGAAGAGAAATGTCAACATTAGCAGCTGGTTGTAAATGCCTGTCAGGTACCTCCCAAACGTTTGCACATGAATCTACTCTCACGTCCATTTCTATCCAACTGCTTCAAAATCCACATCATTTCCCTTCATAAATATATGTAGCTGCATGTGCATACATGAATATATTTTGATATGATAGTCTTTCGTGTTTAATAGTcacattgaattttaattaaatttaaaattaagttagatcaaatttttaaataagattcaaacatttttttcttcatttataaTATTCGgccttaatttaattgatttatgtgATGCTTGCGACTTCTTTAAATACAAAAAAGAGTTGTGGTGATAAGAGAAGTAAGTAGGATGCCCCACTCAACAAAGCTACAAATGGAAGAGGAAATGTTATGATTGTGTGAAATATAGGGTGGAAGTGACCTGAAATTCTTGTGCACACACGAGGGGGCTATAACTAAAACTAGTACCCATGTCAAATCATTAATATCTAATAGGAAATAAAAGCAAAATGTTGGAGAAAGTTGCCAGTAACCCTTCACAGTAACAGCAAAATAATTAAGCCAAGAAGATAACCTCAGCCAGCCCCACGATTTGGGGAGGATTGCTTAAACATAATTTCGATATATATTACTCTTTTTTTATTATAGGTAtgatataaatatacatatgatCAGCAAATCTATGACTTTAGTGcatatatattattgaaaaaattaacaaagatatatagatatattaaTCAGGTAATGGAAGGCTTTTCTTAGGGGGGTGGGGGGCTTTGCTGTTTTTGGTGCTTGCTCAAGAAGAAAGGAATTTGGAGGTTGGTATTTTCCATCAGTAGGATTGACAGTAAGTAAAACAAAATAGATGTCAAAAGGTGTTTTAGAGAgaagattataaaatataaaaaaaaattaaaaatcacaaattaacgATTCATGTATCTATACTGTATCCATATTTAATATAttcgtattttttttataatattaataatttctaaaatccaAAAGGAAAATTACAAATACAACAGCACCATATTGGTAGTGTTTTTGTAGTGTGTCAAAAATTCAAAATCACAATCAACAATagaaccaaaataataataatacataaaagtAGAAGTTTTGTTTTTGGAGTGCAAAAGTTGGATGTAAAAACATTCAATATGTTTGAAGATTATTAAGGCCCCCATTGAGGTCATGACAGTGGGGACATAAAATGACAGTCTAACCAATGGCTAAAATGCTGTGCCGAAAGCTCAGATTCTTCCTACTCTCTTTTCAAGCATGCATGGAGTCTGGATTTCAGAAATATATGGTTAAGGGCAAAAAATGGTACATATCATTCTGGTTTTAAACCCATTATGTTTTGTTTCGATTAAAATTTTAGTGTATTTcaattatgtttatattttttaccCATTTCAATTAATATCAATTTGTATTGGCTCGTATCAATTGatacaaaattttgatattttaaatcagcttttaaattttttatcttaatcattttaatatttttcgtaattacatttaaaattaatggttattaaattaaattattgaacctaattaataattttaaagcttatatttacatataaatatatttatatggatgTAATTGACATGAATTTGCATGtatgtataatataatatttctttttggctaaaacaatatataatttaTCAAGAAACTAAAAAATtagactataaatatatatatatgtaaaaatatatttaaaaacatcaataaaCTCGAAACGGTACATCGAAATATATTGGTACCGATATGTACCAGAATCAAGATAAAGACCAATCCAACTGTTGGTGCATGCATGgggataaaaataaacttttaagaaATTAACGAAGGCTTCAAGGCGTGTATCAATGTCAATTTTTTTAAGGTTCTATTCATCCCCACCTATATTTTGGTATGCAAAAGAGTTATTGAAAAATGATACTCGAAGATACAATGAAGCTTAATGACTGTCTATGTATTGCACTGACGGAAACAGTCATTAAGCATGGAGTGGAGTATTGCAAGAATATCGATTTTTATAAAGAACTTCTAGTGTGATTCTTTATAGAACAATTTAGGAGATGGAGGAGAATAGAAAAAAACTTttgatgctttttttttttggtgtgtgtcaaacaaatgaaatttaacTCCTATTTATAGAAAttctcatgtctcttcataggaACACAACTATTTAAATGATCAATAGTCACATCTTTCaacaataaacataattattcaatagatgTCTCCTTGAATAATCACGATTCCTTATTAATAATCAAGtgatataatttttgaatttaagaaattTAACTCTTCACTATGAAATGTGATAACTCTTGATTAATAATTTTTGATTacttataatttttcatttgCAACTATTAAAACACTGTATATATTTCAAAAATGTTCcaataattcaattataatagtaTTAATTAATGTGATATTTTGTACTCTCAGGCCACAGGAGTATATACTAGAGTACCAATTAGACAATTTCTCTAGTTATATCTGCACCATGTACTCCACACAAGCATTACACTTAGAACATAACAAAGAAATAAAGTTATATGACATAGGAATCAGTGaagaaaatatgctatatataatgaattgatttctttccttttgatACACAAACTCTCTAACAgactataattttttatttatttatgagttATTATTAGGATAATTACATGTgtctatttatttacttttatataatttaacccttattcgtgaaaattttctttttcacccACAGTACTCTAAATAGTAATCTTTTCTTTAAATGTATAACCCTTATATACATGATCAACTTCAAGTCGGTactgaaaaaataaatatgatttaatttctattaaaatacataatttaatcattataaattCATCTACTTAATTTTAGACTTAATTGGATTTATAACATGGGCTAAAACCTTACATTCTCCCACTTGATCCAATGTGATAAAGCATATATAAACATTAATagcataacaaaatataatattcatcatTATTGTCATATTATGGTGAATTGCAAATGTGAGTTTTGATAGTTCTACATAGTTTAAGTCAAATAATGTCCTTTAATATACTACAACATTACAACTCAATATAATAGATTTTTAAGTAACATCTATATTACATCATCGTCACAATaatatcttataatttttttcttgttttaaaatagttttgaataaattattttcataGTCATAATAAACAAGAAATATgtcaattttatataaaaaaaaacatagcaATTGAGTCAAAGTGTCTTATTGTCATAAAATATCCCATGATGCAACCAATTCCAAGACACATTCTATGTACATGTTTTTTTAGTTGTAAACCTTTAGTTAATGAGTTTCTAATTATAAGATCAGTTCTAATTAGGGATGGCAATGGAGCGGGACGGGGTGGATGTTGCTAAATCCACCATCACTCCATAGTTAATACGCTTTGCTCCACCATCCGCTCCGCTCCACTGTGGATGTATAATTATGAAACTCACTACTGCCTCCATGGGTGTTAGATGCATCCATCTCAGCTTCACGCCGCTccgtttcaatttatttttaatattttcaatatttttaaattcaagtaaatatttaagcataattcttcaaaaaatatttcaacataaaatatttttttctataacacattattacatttgtatccttttaatatatatataaaaggataatatgataattttatatagtgGAGCGAGGTAGGGCAAACAATTATCATAATCACTCCATACCCATGTCTAAAAGAAAAATCCACCCCGCCTTGCCCCAcatccatttttaaaaaaaaaacaaaacaaaaaagaaatccACTCCATATGGAGTGGGTTTGGTTTGAAATCGATGAGATAGTTCGAGGTTTGTCATCCCCAGTTCTAATGTGCTCTACaaacacttttttatttttaaacttccTCATTGACACTAATATATTTTAATTCCATATGTTTTACATATTTGGATTATTTGTCATTCTTAGAGAAAAACAATGTTACGAAATTATTACGATAAGTTTTCAATGACTTAATAATAATGTCAACTACCCCAAGTCCTAAAATAAAGTTTCACAACCATAATGCATAGTTAGTGGCCCAAAACATGCCATAAACTCTACTTTCCTTGTAGATGATGTAATGTCACATTGCTTTAACACTTTCCACGATTTGTCTCCTTTAGCAAATAAAAACAAATAGCTAAACATGAATTTTCTACCCAACTAGAAATATCTAAATCTGAATATTTTGTTCCTTTTAGTTTACTAAATCTTTTATACATgagtatataattctttttctttgtaGATAAAGTAAAACTTTTTTGCAACCTTCTAGTGATCAATTCAAAGATGATGCGTCGTgaattaactaaaaatttgactaaggtaaGTGCAACTATCAATTAATTGTATAGTtacagtgagcaaagatatcgttcccatgaagactaaaagtactagtaattatcgtctttctattatttaaccaataAATTCGAATGATTgattgaaaactaaaattaatagCTAACAAACACGAGCAaagaacaaaacatgaaaataaacaattaacaaccaagaagcgaaacaagaCCCAGGAAataattcacctagatttcatatatcactatcaatctaaattacgcaatttctttacttagtatcttgatccgtagaaatccctaaaccatgctaatatctctttcgagagtgagaacaactgactctaggttgattaattgaaatttctttctaattaaaacccctattatcacattaactcaatttatggattctcctattagatttgactctaatatggtagatttatgtcgtcctatttctaggattgcatgcaactccactcaattacgtaagatctactcttaaacagagtctattcctcctttgatttaagcacattaaacatggaccaataatctagaaatatcaaaccaagaattaagcacacataattgagaacaagatctaagtatttattgtgtaaaataaaaatcaaaaggcaaaattcatcatagggttcatctcccttaggtatttagaaaattagttcatgcttaaaaataaaaaatccaagacacagtataaccgaaagaaataaagaaactcatgataatcttcaatcttgacaaaaatttgcttcagaatcagcttcaatggtatttttcgagttgttttgTTGAGTATTCCATTGACGGCtcacttttatctttttatttttgtcatatgTACGTCTTAGAATGTCCTAAAACCTAAAAATTGCGTTTTTCCATAGCTTGGAGTTCCAATTTGCGGAATCGACATAGCCTACCACATGGTAATATGGcaacccgtgtggctcacatgaccGTGTGGAAGGGATCAGCCCATGTGGCTCCTATATCTTACTCTGATTTTTTCGATTTTCGCTCGTTTTTCACTcctttttgctcccaaatgctctcctaagcataaaaacatgattttaaaGGATTGTGAGcataaaactcacaattaacatcgaataatcacctaAAATCGCATTAAGAATgcgattaaaacatgttacttttagcacttatcaaaaGATTACTTTGATGATAACTGCCAAGTATATCAACTACAAAGTTAATATTGAGTTTTGTGTAGGTCTTGATATATATCAAACTACCTACAACATAAGCACAATGAATTGATTCTATTACTTTTTGTTTGCATCATTCTTTGGACACTGCAAAGATtaaatttatccttttttttatatgaacaatttttattgaacaattatgtatattaaagATCTAAAACTACTTTGATATAAGATTTTCTTAGATAATCCTAACAATTTTTGTGAtctattatgaaatattttaattcctATTACAGAGGATGtctttattatatcttttatttcaaagttatttgAGAGAAAAACTTTTTGTCTCACGCAATATTGTTAAATTATTAGTAGCAagcaaaatatcatcaacatataaaactaaaaataaattcattgCTCTCATCGATCTTTTAATATATACATCGAACAACGATATTTTCTTGAAAActcaaatattttattgtatcatTAAACTTGATGTATCATTCTTGTGAAGCTTGTTTAAGTCTATATATTGGCCCTTCTTTAGTTTACACACCATATGGCATTTTCCTTCAACTAAAAATCTTGTAGGTTGGTCTACATAAACGTCTTCCTCAACACCTCTATTTAGAAAGGTTATTTTCACATTTATTTGGTGTAACTCTAAGTTATAATTAGTTACCAATGTCATAATACTTCTTAAAATCTATCTTAAAGACTAACGAGAAAGTCTCATTATAATCAATATCATCTTTTTGGATATAACATATGCAACAAGCCTAGCTTCATATCATTCGATATTGCCATTTGAATcacctttgattttgaaaacccATTCACATCCAATTTGTTTTGGAGAAATTATTGAGTATGCTatcagtggagtttttagactccacaagcagGGTTAATAGGTTGacaaatgtataataaaatatttaaatatgtatatatttaaaaaaagagatgc includes:
- the LOC107950203 gene encoding josephin-like protein produces the protein MSTKESSKGSQKDKANGSAMDKYNDTKFCGFMRCRRRESTAVRFLKHLGRKVAKGLHLMSMRIRASSHPKVAASSSTSSSRRSKPFVTPVDSHRSAAIEDCIQFINSSAASLPRSNSVSATSR
- the LOC107950870 gene encoding uncharacterized protein, with amino-acid sequence MASLLIPFVPSTTRVFAAKSSAAGGTKQEKGFLDWILGNLQKEDQFYETDPLLKKVEDKNGNARTSNGRRDSVSVPQKKKGSVFGGLFAKK